The genomic DNA TGACTCCGATGGAGATATCTCCGCGATGCTTTCACTCAAGAAGAGCTTAAACCCACCTGTTTCTCTCGGTTGGTCTGGCCCTGACCCGTGTAAATGGACTCACGTCGTTTGTACAAGTACAAAACGTGTGACCCGGATCCAAATCGGGCATTCGGGTCTTCAAGGTACACTCTCTCCTGATCTACGTAACTTACCTGAGCTCGAAAGGCTTGAGCTTCAATGGAACAACATCTCTGGCTCTGTTCCTTCTTTAAGTGGTTTAGCTTCGTTACAAGTCTTGATGCTTAGTAACAACAACTTCGAATCAATCCCTAGTGATGTCTTTGAAGGTTTAACTTCGTTACAGTCTGTAGAGATCGATAACAACCCTTTCAAGTCTTGGGAGATTCCTGAGAGTTTGAGAAACGCTTCTGCTCTTCAGAATTTCTCGGCGAACTCGGCTAATGTCTCCGGTAAATTACCCGGTTTTCTCGGACCGGATGAGTTTCCCGGTTTGTCGATTTTGCATTTGGCTTTCAATAACTTGGAAGGTGAGTTGCCTCTGAGTTTTGCTGGCTCGCAGGTTCAGTCTTTGTGGCTTAATGGTCAGAAACTAACTGGTTCAGTAGATGTTCTTCAGAACATGACTGGTTTGAAAGAGGTTTGGCTTCATTCCAACGCGTTCTCGGGTCCTTTACCGGACTTTTCGGGTCTTAGAGAGCTTGAGAGCTTGAGTTTGAGGGATAACTCGTTCACTGGTCCAGTTCCTGAGTCTTTGTTAAGTCTTGAGTCCCTTAAAGTTGTGAACTTGACTaataaccatcttcaaggaccAGTTCCTGAGTTTAAGAGCTCTGTTTCGGTTGATTTGGATAATAATTCCAATAGCTTTTGCTTGTCTAGTACTGGTTTGTGTGATCCTCGAGTGAAGTCTTTGCTTTTGATAGCTAGTTCATTCCATTATCCGCTCAGGCTTGCTGAGAGTTGGAAAGGAAATGATCCTTGCATCAACTGGATTGGGATTGCTTGTAGCAATGGGAACATTACTATTATCAATCTTGAGAAAATGGGTCTGACAGGGACGATTTCTCCTGAGTTTGGAGCCATTAAATCGCTTCAAAGGATCGTTCTTGGAATCAATAACCTTACGGGTACGATTCCTCAAGAGCTTACAACGTTACCTAATCTCAAAACACTCGATGTTTCGACTAACCAGCTTTTTGGGAAGGTCCCTGGTTTCAGAAGCAATGTGGTTGTGAATACTAATGGTAATCCTGACATTGGAAAGGCAAAAAGCTCTTTGCCGTCtcctggttcttcttcttcgccttcaGGTGATTCTGGTTCAGGAATTGATGGTGATAAGGACAGGAGAGGAATGAAGTCTTCGACTTTTATAGGAATCATTGTTGGTTCAGTACTTGGAGGTCTGTTATCGATCTTCTTGATCGGTTTATTAGTTTTCTGCTGGTACAAGAAGAGGCAAAAGCGTAGCACAAGAGGGGAGAGCTCAAATGCAGTAGTGGTGCATCCACGACATTCAGGTTCTGACAATGAGAGTGTGAAAATCACTGTTGCGGGTTCAAGTGTAAGCGTTGGAGGTATAAGTGATACCTACACGCTTCCTGGTACGAGTGAGGCAGGTGATAATATCCAAATGGTGGAAGCAGGAAACATGCTGATCTCAATACAAGTGCTTCGTTCCGTGACTAACAACTTCAGTGAAGATAACATTCTTGGATCAGGAGGTTTCGGTGTTGTGTATAAAGGCGAATTGCACGATGGAACAAAGATAGCAGTTAAGAGAATGGAGAATGG from Camelina sativa cultivar DH55 chromosome 7, Cs, whole genome shotgun sequence includes the following:
- the LOC104701208 gene encoding receptor protein kinase TMK1-like, whose product is MKKRRTFLLFSISFLILLLNSSKADSDGDISAMLSLKKSLNPPVSLGWSGPDPCKWTHVVCTSTKRVTRIQIGHSGLQGTLSPDLRNLPELERLELQWNNISGSVPSLSGLASLQVLMLSNNNFESIPSDVFEGLTSLQSVEIDNNPFKSWEIPESLRNASALQNFSANSANVSGKLPGFLGPDEFPGLSILHLAFNNLEGELPLSFAGSQVQSLWLNGQKLTGSVDVLQNMTGLKEVWLHSNAFSGPLPDFSGLRELESLSLRDNSFTGPVPESLLSLESLKVVNLTNNHLQGPVPEFKSSVSVDLDNNSNSFCLSSTGLCDPRVKSLLLIASSFHYPLRLAESWKGNDPCINWIGIACSNGNITIINLEKMGLTGTISPEFGAIKSLQRIVLGINNLTGTIPQELTTLPNLKTLDVSTNQLFGKVPGFRSNVVVNTNGNPDIGKAKSSLPSPGSSSSPSGDSGSGIDGDKDRRGMKSSTFIGIIVGSVLGGLLSIFLIGLLVFCWYKKRQKRSTRGESSNAVVVHPRHSGSDNESVKITVAGSSVSVGGISDTYTLPGTSEAGDNIQMVEAGNMLISIQVLRSVTNNFSEDNILGSGGFGVVYKGELHDGTKIAVKRMENGVIAGKGFAEFKSEIAVLTKVRHRHLVTLLGYCLDGNEKLLVYEYMPQGTLSRHLFEWSEEGLKPLLWKQRLTLALDVARGVEYLHGLAHQSFIHRDLKPSNILLGDDMRAKVADFGLVRLAPEGKGSIETRIAGTFGYLAPEYAVTGRVTTKVDVYSFGVILMELITGRKSLDESQPEESIHLVSWFKRMYINKESSFKKAIDQTIDLDEETLASVHTVAELAGHCCAREPYQRPDMGHAVNILSSLVELWKPSDQNPEDIYGIDLDMSLPQALKKWQAYEGRSDLESSTSSLLPSLDNTQMSIPTRPYGFAESFTSVDGR